The following coding sequences lie in one Arachis ipaensis cultivar K30076 chromosome B03, Araip1.1, whole genome shotgun sequence genomic window:
- the LOC107629964 gene encoding uncharacterized GPI-anchored protein At1g61900 isoform X2: protein MKELHSLSLLQITLFLPLLMCMNKSQGSPTSGTKYSISITTKDGMLPLDISPSAQPQPFLPLLAPSPLTPFKNYSMPQFKLSGLCSLNFSAAEDIMTTTATDCWTSFAPFLANVLCCPQFDAMLLVLISQSSKFSGVLALNTTHARHCLSDVKKVLVNQGANDDLGKICSVHPVNLTEGSCPIVFVDEVESIVDSSRLLTACRKIDPVNECCNQVCQNAINDAARKIALNDMSNSNGNHSLPGKTTRIQDCKNIVLRWLASKLDPSAANSVFRGLSNCNLNKVCPLVLPNVTSVVKECRNDISNQTSCCKAIKSYVSYLQDQSFITNLQALKCAASLGKKLQNANVSNNVYNLCRIGLKDFSLQVMSKYLGFSTYQFSPRPHLF, encoded by the exons ATGAAGGAGTTGCATTCTCTGAGTCTCCTTCAAATTACTCTGTTTCTTCCTCTTCTTATGT GTATGAACAAGTCTCAGGGCTCTCCAACCAGTGGTACAAAATATTCCATTTCGATCACAACGAAGGATGGCATGCTGCCTCTTGATATCTCTCCAAGTGCACAGCCACAGCCATTTTTGCCTCTTTTAGCACCTTCGCCATTGACGCCTTTCAAAAACTATTCTATGCCTCAGTTTAAACTGTCAG GTCTATGTTCATTAAATTTCTCTGCTGCCGAAGATATAATGACCACAACTGCTACTGATTGCTGGACTTCCTTTGCTCCATTTTTGGCGAATGTACTATGTTGTCCTCAATTTGATGCCATGCTGTTGGTCCTTATTAGTCAATCAAGCAAATTCTCTGGGGTACTAGCATTGAACACAACTCATGCTCGGCATTGCCTGTCTGATGTTAAGAAGGTCCTTGTCAATCAAGGAGCAAACGATGACTTAGGGAAAATATGTTCAGTCCATCCAGTGAATCTCACTGAAGGCTCGTGTCCTATTGTATTTGTTGATGAAGTTGAGAGCATTGTTGACTCATCAAGACTTCTGACTGCTTGTAGAAAAATTGATCCCGTAAATGAGTGTTGCAACCAAGTTTGCCAAAATGCTATAAATGATGCTGCAAGGAAAATAGCCTTGAATGATATGTCGAACTCAAATGGTAACCATAGCTTGCCTGGGAAGACAACTAGGATCCAAGATTGTAAGAATATTGTCCTTCGTTGGCTGGCTAGTAAACTTGATCCATCGGCTGCAAATAGTGTTTTTAGAGGTCTCTCAAACTGCAACCTAAACAAAG TTTGTCCGTTGGTTTTGCCGAATGTCACAAGTGTAGTGAAAGAGTGCAGAAATGATATAAGTAACCAAACAAGTTGCTGCAAAGCCATCAAAAGCTATGTGTCCTATTTACAAGACCAGAGCTTCATAACCAATCTGCAAGCCTTGAAATGTGCTGCATCACTGGGCAAGAAGTTGCAAAATGCTAATGTC